One window of Alkalispirochaeta americana genomic DNA carries:
- the nifA gene encoding nif-specific transcriptional activator NifA: protein MNTTHSDNHTRGKLEELSLLFEISQILDQSMDLKQVIQPVLTAVTDHLGMLRGTITLLNRKSGEILIEAAYGLSPAERKRGRYKLGEGITGKVVQSGRSKIIPRIDEEPEFLNRTGARRGKPSEEVSFICVPVKIGPETIGALSVDRSFPGEEALQEDLRILTVVASLIAQAVKIRQTVMEEREQLLEENSRLHRELEEKFRPSNIIGNSKAMQHVFDMMAQVSRSDATVLIRGESGTGKELVAQAIHYNSARAAKPLIKVNCAALPETVIESELFGHEKGAFTGAISTRKGRFEMANGGTIFLDEIGDLSAMTQVKLLRVLQEKEFERVGGNETIRTNVRVIAATNRDLERAMEEGLFREDLYYRLNVFPIHIPPLRERRNDILLLADHFIAKYREENHKPIQRISTPAIDLLSNYHWPGNVRELENCIERAVLLSADGVIHSHHLPPSLQSAESTNTQIHGSLQDSLDNLERELLMDALKSTKGNMAKAARILDITERIMGLRVKKHGIDPRNYRTRM, encoded by the coding sequence ATGAACACCACACATTCCGACAACCATACAAGAGGAAAACTGGAAGAACTCTCGCTCCTCTTTGAAATAAGCCAGATCCTGGATCAAAGCATGGATCTCAAGCAGGTGATCCAGCCTGTCCTGACAGCGGTTACAGACCACCTGGGAATGCTCCGCGGGACGATCACCCTTCTCAACCGCAAGAGCGGCGAGATTCTTATCGAAGCAGCCTACGGCCTCTCGCCAGCAGAGCGGAAGCGGGGCCGCTACAAGCTTGGCGAAGGAATCACGGGGAAGGTCGTTCAAAGCGGTCGGTCAAAGATCATTCCCCGCATAGACGAAGAACCGGAGTTCCTCAATCGCACCGGAGCGCGCCGGGGCAAACCCTCCGAGGAGGTCTCCTTCATCTGTGTCCCCGTCAAGATCGGCCCCGAGACGATCGGCGCGTTGAGCGTGGACCGCAGTTTTCCCGGCGAAGAGGCGCTTCAGGAGGATCTGCGTATCCTTACGGTTGTGGCGTCCCTGATCGCTCAGGCCGTAAAGATCCGACAGACCGTTATGGAGGAGAGAGAACAACTTCTGGAGGAGAACTCCCGCCTCCACCGAGAGCTGGAAGAAAAGTTCCGTCCCTCCAATATCATTGGCAACAGCAAGGCCATGCAACACGTTTTTGATATGATGGCCCAGGTCTCTCGCAGCGACGCCACGGTCCTTATCCGCGGGGAAAGCGGAACAGGGAAGGAACTGGTGGCCCAGGCGATCCACTATAACAGCGCCCGGGCGGCAAAACCTCTTATCAAGGTGAACTGCGCCGCTCTTCCGGAGACGGTGATCGAGAGCGAACTCTTTGGCCACGAGAAAGGAGCCTTCACCGGCGCCATCAGCACCCGCAAGGGGCGCTTCGAGATGGCCAACGGGGGAACAATCTTTCTCGACGAAATCGGCGATCTCTCGGCCATGACCCAGGTCAAGCTTCTCAGGGTGCTTCAGGAGAAGGAGTTTGAGCGTGTGGGAGGAAACGAGACGATTCGCACCAACGTCCGTGTTATCGCAGCCACCAACCGGGATCTGGAGCGAGCCATGGAAGAAGGGCTCTTTCGGGAAGACCTGTACTACCGGCTCAACGTCTTTCCTATTCATATTCCTCCCCTGCGGGAGCGGCGAAACGACATCCTCCTCCTGGCTGATCACTTCATTGCAAAGTACCGCGAGGAGAATCACAAACCTATCCAGCGAATCTCTACGCCCGCTATCGACTTGCTGAGCAATTATCACTGGCCCGGGAACGTGAGGGAGCTGGAAAACTGCATCGAGCGGGCTGTCCTGTTGAGCGCCGACGGGGTGATCCATTCGCACCATCTGCCTCCAAGCCTTCAGTCCGCCGAGAGCACCAACACCCAGATTCACGGATCGCTCCAGGATTCCCTGGACAACCTGGAACGGGAACTGCTCATGGACGCCCTGAAATCGACCAAGGGGAACATGGCCAAGGCGGCGCGCATCCTGGATATAACCGAGCGCATCATGGGCCTGCGAGTCAAAAAACACGGCATCGACCCGAGGAATTATAGAACAAGAATGTAG
- a CDS encoding PQQ-binding-like beta-propeller repeat protein encodes MKIHTKRAWTIPFVLTLVVAFSQADTLLAQPRALVRSGHTDEITAMATLPGENLLFTAGEDGKLMVWDTRTEALLQSIRADRFPVRAIAPFPNGNEVALYSSDGNRLHRISLWNWKTGQRRYLHTPDGEVLWMEASPRGSYLLYSVPGLRSMRILRASSGRRLPFLQQATSIVSWFVTAGSEERVMTYSPSSGNIVYRNIANGRVEGEFEGPSDLSNLHLLSQRRFAAAETATGTLAVVDLLSGNVVDQAEAGRIRKIHHDALREEILVLSQTSGRMPEIRRFRFHQGRLEETSPAMRLPQHTINNIASLDRLLYGSDLEGRLFLLPHQGDDPTLFAESIIEPITTIATSNDRLWIFTQEELLSLPTQFLADMRRARPGQPISPVGATSFSVAMGKGARIVPGNHDGEKLLLWSPEDSRSPLKRIDGLTGEVTDLPIRLSSGVRSIYAHGNEILTLSRAGELAMVNLDSGNETFSYRGTGFQTAMRTDRDIFLGKAYTGGFLDSALLRIDPRTGQTVPMETDARLIFSLTYDPRRGRLFATGISNSQGGETATVIEVFDGPNYSRRRTILEIPGEYLDARITVDPLRGAVYTTLDDRGGVLRWDGSRVSELSRNQAHMPRRLVLNDHYVFSVNWDGTLSLISRFSEESVLDITVVRTASGAAWIAQRPDGLFHTSHPALADPYIISVNDSRTTLEDLIVREEEPEKELPEDEEKEEDEASRFESGRFHDSLIDEETDYFDPESGDPAPSS; translated from the coding sequence ATGAAGATACATACGAAACGTGCCTGGACGATCCCCTTTGTGCTGACCCTGGTTGTTGCCTTCTCTCAGGCCGATACCCTGCTGGCTCAGCCTCGTGCCCTGGTTCGATCGGGTCATACCGACGAGATAACCGCCATGGCAACGCTCCCGGGAGAGAACCTTCTCTTTACGGCAGGGGAAGACGGAAAACTCATGGTCTGGGACACCCGGACCGAAGCCCTTTTGCAAAGCATCCGGGCTGACCGCTTCCCCGTTCGTGCTATCGCGCCCTTCCCGAACGGAAACGAGGTGGCACTCTACAGCTCCGACGGAAACCGCCTCCACCGGATTTCTCTCTGGAACTGGAAAACCGGTCAGCGCCGCTATCTGCACACCCCCGACGGAGAGGTTCTCTGGATGGAGGCATCTCCCCGGGGATCCTATCTCCTTTATTCCGTGCCGGGACTCAGGAGCATGCGAATACTCCGGGCATCCTCGGGGAGGAGGCTTCCTTTTCTTCAGCAAGCCACCAGCATTGTAAGCTGGTTTGTTACAGCCGGTAGCGAAGAGCGGGTCATGACCTACTCGCCCTCGTCGGGAAACATCGTATACCGAAATATCGCCAACGGCAGAGTTGAGGGGGAGTTTGAGGGCCCCTCGGACCTGAGCAATTTACACCTTCTCTCCCAGCGTCGCTTTGCCGCCGCCGAGACCGCTACGGGGACGCTTGCCGTGGTGGACCTGCTCTCGGGCAATGTGGTTGATCAGGCAGAAGCGGGGAGAATCAGAAAGATTCACCACGATGCCCTGAGGGAGGAGATCCTGGTCCTCTCCCAGACATCGGGCAGAATGCCCGAGATCCGGCGCTTCCGATTCCACCAGGGCCGCCTGGAAGAAACCTCGCCTGCGATGAGGCTCCCTCAGCATACCATAAACAATATTGCATCTCTGGATCGCCTGCTCTACGGCTCTGATCTGGAAGGACGACTCTTTCTGTTACCCCACCAGGGTGATGACCCAACCCTCTTTGCCGAGTCAATCATTGAACCGATCACGACGATTGCCACCAGCAATGACCGGCTCTGGATTTTCACACAGGAGGAGCTTCTCTCGCTTCCCACACAATTTTTGGCAGACATGCGAAGAGCCCGGCCGGGTCAGCCTATTTCTCCCGTGGGGGCGACATCCTTTTCCGTTGCCATGGGGAAAGGGGCCCGCATTGTGCCCGGCAACCATGACGGCGAAAAATTGCTCCTCTGGTCTCCCGAAGATTCCCGCTCTCCCCTGAAACGGATAGACGGGCTCACCGGCGAGGTGACCGATCTTCCTATCCGCCTCTCTTCGGGAGTCCGATCCATTTACGCTCATGGCAACGAAATTCTGACCCTCTCAAGAGCGGGAGAACTGGCCATGGTCAATCTGGATAGCGGAAACGAGACCTTCTCCTACCGTGGTACGGGATTCCAGACGGCCATGCGCACCGACCGGGATATTTTCCTGGGCAAGGCCTATACAGGAGGGTTTCTTGATTCAGCGCTCCTGCGCATAGATCCCCGGACGGGTCAGACGGTACCCATGGAGACAGATGCCCGACTGATCTTTTCACTAACTTATGATCCCAGACGGGGCAGACTCTTCGCAACGGGCATCAGCAATAGCCAGGGGGGAGAGACCGCCACGGTGATCGAGGTTTTCGACGGCCCCAACTATAGCCGTCGCCGAACAATTCTGGAAATTCCCGGGGAATATCTTGATGCGCGAATAACCGTGGATCCTCTGCGGGGCGCCGTCTACACAACCCTTGATGATCGGGGGGGAGTCCTTCGGTGGGACGGATCCCGGGTGAGCGAACTATCCCGGAATCAGGCGCACATGCCGCGACGGCTGGTTCTGAACGACCATTACGTTTTCTCCGTGAACTGGGACGGCACCCTCTCTCTTATCAGCCGGTTCTCCGAGGAATCCGTTCTGGATATCACGGTGGTGCGTACCGCTTCGGGCGCGGCCTGGATTGCCCAGCGGCCGGACGGCCTGTTCCACACCTCCCACCCGGCTTTGGCAGATCCTTACATAATCAGTGTCAACGACTCACGAACGACCCTGGAAGATCTGATCGTCCGGGAGGAAGAACCCGAGAAAGAACTTCCCGAGGATGAGGAGAAAGAAGAAGATGAGGCAAGCCGGTTCGAAAGCGGCCGGTTCCATGATTCCCTCATAGACGAAGAGACGGACTATTTTGACCCTGAATCGGGGGATCCAGCCCCTTCATCCTGA
- the dnaB gene encoding replicative DNA helicase, which produces MEGRLPPHNLDAEVATLGAVLLDASSVPRVMEFVRPEDFYRRSHGSIFEAVLTLWDRGESIDLITLTNELQSTGVLERVGGASYISSLTTAVPTSANVEYYAQIVRQTALRRRLITIAAELTESCFDDTIPTRQLLEDAERRIFELAETNQTQSFQPAKEVVRRTITAIEKLYHNQDAFTGVPSGFSDLDSMTSGFQASEFIVVGARPSVGKTALALSMAAHMAVGQKIPVGFFTLEMSDMALMQRLVASEARIGSQTIRTGMLRSSDFANLTHAAGRLYDAPLWISDSPGMRLLDLRAQARRMVGQHGVKVIFVDYITLITNENRELARHEQIAEISRSLKALARELDVPVIALSQVSRDTEGKRPMLSSIRESGSIEQDADVVIFLHRERNLEESSTENMNVIKTELIVAKQRNGPVGTIEIAFVPRYTKFENLSHDMK; this is translated from the coding sequence ATGGAAGGGCGTCTGCCCCCACATAATCTCGATGCCGAGGTAGCAACCCTCGGCGCCGTTCTTCTCGATGCCTCATCGGTTCCCCGGGTTATGGAGTTCGTCCGTCCCGAGGATTTCTACCGCAGATCCCACGGCTCCATATTTGAAGCTGTTCTGACTCTTTGGGATCGCGGGGAGAGCATCGACCTCATAACGCTTACCAACGAGCTCCAGTCTACAGGCGTCCTGGAGCGCGTCGGTGGTGCCTCGTACATCTCCTCGCTGACCACGGCCGTTCCCACCAGCGCAAACGTTGAGTACTACGCTCAGATTGTCCGTCAGACCGCCCTGCGGCGACGGCTCATTACCATCGCGGCGGAGCTCACCGAGAGTTGTTTCGACGATACGATTCCCACACGCCAGTTGCTTGAGGATGCGGAGCGTCGTATCTTCGAGCTGGCCGAGACAAATCAGACCCAATCGTTTCAGCCTGCCAAAGAAGTGGTTCGCCGAACCATTACGGCAATCGAAAAGCTCTATCATAATCAAGACGCCTTCACCGGTGTTCCTTCGGGGTTCTCGGATCTGGACAGCATGACCAGCGGGTTTCAGGCCAGCGAATTTATCGTTGTTGGCGCGCGTCCTTCGGTGGGAAAGACAGCGTTGGCCCTCTCCATGGCGGCCCACATGGCGGTGGGCCAGAAAATACCCGTGGGATTCTTCACCCTCGAAATGAGCGATATGGCGCTTATGCAACGTCTTGTAGCCAGCGAGGCCCGCATCGGAAGTCAGACCATCCGGACCGGAATGCTTCGGTCCTCGGACTTTGCAAACCTTACCCATGCAGCGGGGCGCCTCTACGACGCGCCTCTGTGGATATCGGATTCTCCGGGAATGCGCCTTCTGGACCTGCGGGCCCAGGCGCGGCGCATGGTAGGGCAACACGGAGTCAAGGTGATCTTCGTGGACTACATTACCCTCATCACCAACGAGAATCGGGAGCTGGCGCGGCACGAGCAGATCGCCGAGATATCCCGCTCCCTGAAGGCGCTGGCCCGGGAATTGGACGTTCCCGTCATTGCACTTTCCCAGGTATCGCGCGACACTGAAGGTAAGAGGCCCATGCTCTCGAGTATTCGGGAATCAGGAAGTATTGAGCAGGACGCCGACGTGGTCATCTTCCTTCACCGGGAGCGAAACCTCGAGGAGTCCTCCACGGAGAACATGAACGTCATCAAGACAGAGCTGATCGTGGCAAAGCAGCGGAACGGTCCGGTAGGAACGATCGAGATTGCCTTTGTTCCGCGCTATACCAAGTTCGAGAATCTGTCTCATGATATGAAGTAG
- a CDS encoding ammonium transporter has product MGRRTFLLVLLMTAISLTHVAAQDVEAVLELYSQAFDMIWLTLAGALVFLMQAGFAMVETGLTRAKNAGNIIMKNLMDFSMGAIAYFAVGWAIMYGASAAGLVGTDQFFLAGADSADFRDWFFQVVFAATAATIVSGAMAERTKYSGYLLYSAVVSGLIYPVSGHWIWSDAGWLAGMGFHDFAGSTVVHSVGAWAALAGAIMIGARRGKYVKVGDVVTVKAIQGHNMPLAALGVFILWFGWYGFNAGSTLSGTDLDIAYVATTTTLAASAGAIAAMVTSWKWFGKPDPSMSLNGALAGLVAITAGTWVISPGLSLLVGALGGVIVVISVEIIDKVLHVDDPVGAISVHGITGIWGTLAVGLFGDLELIGSGLTRGGQIGVQLIGIGAVLLWVLSTSFILFYLLKTWGLLRVSPEDELLGLDISEHGTESYAGFQIFSNV; this is encoded by the coding sequence ATGGGACGACGGACTTTTTTGCTGGTTCTCTTGATGACTGCGATCTCCCTGACACACGTAGCAGCGCAAGATGTGGAAGCGGTACTGGAACTCTACAGCCAGGCCTTTGACATGATATGGCTCACCCTGGCAGGAGCGCTGGTCTTTCTGATGCAAGCCGGTTTTGCCATGGTCGAAACCGGCCTCACCCGCGCCAAAAACGCCGGGAACATCATCATGAAGAATCTGATGGATTTCTCCATGGGGGCTATCGCGTATTTTGCCGTGGGCTGGGCCATCATGTACGGCGCCAGCGCCGCCGGCCTGGTGGGAACGGATCAGTTCTTTCTCGCCGGAGCAGATTCGGCAGACTTTCGCGACTGGTTCTTCCAGGTAGTCTTTGCCGCCACGGCAGCAACCATTGTGAGCGGAGCCATGGCAGAACGAACCAAGTATTCGGGCTATCTCCTCTACTCGGCGGTTGTGTCAGGCCTTATCTACCCTGTCAGCGGCCACTGGATATGGTCCGATGCGGGCTGGCTCGCCGGGATGGGATTCCATGATTTTGCAGGATCTACCGTGGTCCACTCTGTAGGTGCCTGGGCAGCCCTGGCCGGAGCCATCATGATAGGAGCCCGGCGAGGAAAATACGTCAAGGTTGGAGATGTGGTGACAGTGAAGGCAATTCAGGGCCACAACATGCCCCTGGCAGCACTGGGAGTCTTTATCCTGTGGTTTGGATGGTACGGTTTCAACGCGGGAAGCACCCTTTCCGGAACGGATCTGGATATCGCCTACGTGGCAACAACCACTACCCTGGCTGCCTCGGCAGGCGCGATTGCCGCCATGGTTACCAGCTGGAAGTGGTTCGGGAAACCCGATCCCTCCATGTCCCTGAACGGAGCGTTGGCGGGGCTCGTGGCGATCACCGCTGGAACCTGGGTGATAAGCCCCGGATTATCACTCCTGGTGGGGGCCCTCGGCGGAGTAATTGTGGTGATCTCCGTTGAAATTATCGATAAGGTTCTCCATGTGGACGATCCTGTGGGTGCGATCAGTGTCCACGGTATCACAGGAATCTGGGGAACCCTGGCGGTGGGGCTCTTCGGCGACCTCGAACTGATCGGCAGCGGTCTCACCCGGGGAGGTCAGATAGGGGTTCAGCTGATCGGTATCGGCGCTGTCCTTTTGTGGGTTCTCAGCACATCGTTCATCCTTTTCTACCTGCTAAAGACCTGGGGCCTCCTGCGAGTATCGCCGGAAGATGAACTTCTGGGTCTCGATATCTCCGAGCACGGGACTGAATCCTACGCAGGTTTCCAGATTTTCTCCAACGTGTGA
- the rplI gene encoding 50S ribosomal protein L9, whose protein sequence is MKVILNSDVTNLGEEGDICTVAPGYARNFLLPKGLVMEYSERNLASIEERRSEIEARREQKRKDAASVKERLEAEALVISMTAGINGKLFGSVTNATIAEQLAAQGIEVERKRIDVPEHSLKAVGTYKVRVKLYADEEALLVVQVVASNAQELEEKRSRLAGAAGQMKPSKEETPEAAEGSADAPEGDQESDQTSLDPEVIAMQQALEEEAAQEDADRSSPE, encoded by the coding sequence ATGAAGGTCATACTGAACAGTGATGTTACAAATCTTGGCGAAGAAGGTGATATCTGCACCGTAGCTCCGGGCTACGCCCGTAACTTCCTCCTGCCCAAAGGGCTGGTGATGGAGTACAGCGAGCGCAATCTGGCCAGCATCGAGGAGCGGCGCTCCGAGATTGAGGCACGACGCGAGCAGAAGCGCAAGGATGCAGCCAGTGTGAAGGAGCGGCTCGAGGCAGAAGCGCTGGTAATTTCCATGACGGCAGGGATCAACGGAAAACTCTTTGGTTCCGTAACGAACGCTACCATTGCCGAGCAGCTGGCTGCTCAGGGTATCGAAGTTGAGCGCAAGCGCATCGATGTCCCCGAACACAGCCTGAAAGCCGTGGGAACCTACAAGGTCCGGGTAAAACTCTACGCCGACGAAGAAGCTCTGCTGGTGGTGCAGGTTGTGGCAAGCAACGCCCAGGAGCTGGAAGAAAAGCGGAGCCGCTTGGCCGGAGCTGCTGGCCAAATGAAACCGTCGAAGGAAGAGACACCGGAAGCAGCTGAAGGCTCGGCTGACGCTCCCGAGGGAGACCAGGAGTCGGATCAGACGTCTCTTGACCCCGAGGTGATCGCCATGCAGCAGGCCCTTGAAGAAGAAGCTGCTCAAGAGGACGCGGACCGGTCGAGTCCGGAGTAA
- a CDS encoding DUF2232 domain-containing protein: MMLIRDNREHWLPLLAAALVSAVLFYSGFFTFLFAVPVQVIFSRRGGERGLLAAGITVLLILVVHTVQAVRFSGPAGYVLLDVLTPVGLLAGLAFFNLARRYPWWLRLIAGGGIALVAAFPGLRALLLAGSGEGELSEQFRSMFAMMGVNQDWELWVDLITRIVLSSVGLALTAGIAANWWLGNGIVLRGAGAVQTLRHARVPDQLIWMVIIGLAVIIASWVSDVGTYAPVGWNLALVGGFLFSIQGIGLIQHLLHLRGVSPQGERWVLTVVLIAFFVPGMNILVAGGLPLLGMSELWIDYRRGDRYEGHTEQ; encoded by the coding sequence ATGATGCTCATCCGGGATAATCGAGAGCACTGGTTGCCGCTTCTTGCGGCAGCTCTCGTGAGTGCAGTGCTCTTTTATTCCGGATTTTTCACCTTTTTGTTTGCCGTGCCGGTGCAGGTGATTTTTTCGCGGCGGGGAGGCGAGCGAGGCCTTCTGGCGGCGGGAATAACGGTTCTGTTGATCCTGGTGGTCCATACCGTGCAGGCAGTCCGGTTTTCCGGGCCTGCGGGATACGTCCTGCTGGATGTTCTTACTCCTGTGGGACTGCTGGCGGGGCTTGCGTTTTTTAACCTTGCCCGGCGTTACCCCTGGTGGTTGCGCCTGATCGCCGGAGGAGGGATCGCCCTTGTTGCGGCCTTTCCCGGTCTCCGGGCGTTGCTCCTGGCCGGGAGCGGTGAGGGGGAGCTGAGCGAGCAGTTCCGCTCAATGTTTGCCATGATGGGCGTCAACCAGGACTGGGAGCTCTGGGTCGATCTGATCACCCGGATTGTGCTCAGTTCGGTTGGTCTGGCCCTGACGGCGGGGATTGCTGCAAACTGGTGGTTGGGAAACGGAATCGTTTTACGGGGAGCCGGGGCGGTTCAGACCTTGCGTCACGCCCGTGTTCCCGATCAGCTGATCTGGATGGTGATCATCGGCCTTGCGGTCATCATTGCCTCCTGGGTTTCGGATGTTGGCACCTACGCTCCGGTGGGATGGAACCTCGCCCTGGTGGGAGGGTTCCTCTTTTCCATTCAGGGGATTGGCCTGATTCAGCACCTGCTTCATCTTCGGGGAGTTTCTCCTCAGGGAGAGCGCTGGGTTTTGACAGTCGTGCTGATCGCGTTCTTTGTTCCCGGAATGAATATACTCGTTGCGGGAGGGTTGCCCTTGCTCGGCATGAGTGAATTGTGGATAGATTATAGAAGGGGAGATCGATATGAAGGTCATACTGAACAGTGA
- a CDS encoding single-stranded DNA-binding protein, giving the protein MADINHVVLVGRLVRDAQLKYTGGGLAICEFSLAINNRRKQGDQWVDEPSFFDVTLFGRQGEAIQRYLTQGKQIGVDGQLRQDRWQTPEGQNRSKVVVIANNVMLLGGAGAGAGGGSGEGGGFGSSRSDREGSGGSGAPRGGGGPGGDDGFGSDDFPDNIPF; this is encoded by the coding sequence ATGGCTGATATCAACCACGTCGTCTTGGTGGGGCGTCTTGTTCGGGATGCCCAGCTGAAATATACCGGTGGAGGACTTGCTATCTGCGAGTTCTCCCTGGCTATCAATAATCGCCGAAAGCAGGGCGATCAATGGGTGGATGAACCCAGTTTTTTTGATGTGACGTTGTTCGGTCGACAGGGCGAAGCAATTCAGCGCTATCTCACGCAGGGCAAGCAAATTGGCGTTGACGGCCAGTTGCGGCAGGACCGATGGCAGACTCCCGAAGGGCAGAATCGCAGCAAGGTGGTGGTAATCGCCAACAATGTGATGCTTCTCGGTGGTGCCGGCGCCGGCGCCGGTGGCGGATCAGGCGAAGGAGGCGGTTTTGGCTCCTCCCGATCTGATCGCGAGGGTTCTGGCGGGTCAGGAGCACCCCGTGGGGGTGGTGGCCCCGGCGGCGATGATGGCTTTGGCTCGGATGATTTTCCCGATAACATTCCCTTTTGA
- a CDS encoding late competence development ComFB family protein, producing the protein MDFRDLYAFDELANEAERLVIDELERQLEGENAPDLGEDADGIVLDIAAYALNRVPPLYRANLLGRLYADSLKDEHEKTVREAVADAIAKVIG; encoded by the coding sequence ATGGATTTCAGAGATCTCTACGCCTTTGATGAACTGGCAAATGAGGCCGAACGGCTTGTGATTGATGAACTGGAGCGGCAGCTGGAAGGGGAGAATGCCCCCGATCTTGGCGAGGACGCCGATGGAATCGTCCTGGACATTGCCGCCTATGCCTTGAATCGAGTCCCTCCCCTGTACCGGGCAAACCTGCTGGGAAGGCTCTACGCAGATTCTCTCAAGGACGAACACGAAAAAACGGTGCGCGAGGCCGTAGCTGACGCGATAGCAAAGGTTATCGGCTAA
- the rpsR gene encoding 30S ribosomal protein S18 has protein sequence MSDEMKRSGDSRGRDGGRDGRDDRDGGRGFRPRGRSHFRKKVDKIKVHNLVVDYKRPDVLRRFLTENGKILPRRITGTSAKNQRKLVREIKRARYLGMLKMG, from the coding sequence GTGTCTGACGAAATGAAACGAAGCGGTGATTCAAGAGGCCGCGATGGTGGCCGTGACGGCCGGGATGATCGTGACGGTGGACGGGGATTTCGACCCCGTGGACGGAGTCACTTTCGAAAAAAAGTAGACAAGATCAAGGTTCACAACCTTGTGGTTGACTATAAGAGGCCTGACGTCCTGCGTCGGTTCCTGACGGAAAACGGAAAGATTCTGCCCCGCCGAATAACCGGTACGTCTGCCAAAAATCAGCGCAAGCTGGTTCGCGAGATCAAGCGTGCCCGTTATCTGGGCATGTTGAAGATGGGTTGA
- the rpsF gene encoding 30S ribosomal protein S6, translated as MRTYEAMCVFRSDQETFNAGVVAVREELEKLGAQIEKEEDMGLRTLAYPIKNQIQAHYFYYVCTMDPEKAKQIERPLRLRSELLRFLMVRRDD; from the coding sequence TTGCGAACATACGAAGCGATGTGTGTGTTCCGCTCCGACCAGGAAACATTCAATGCCGGGGTCGTTGCGGTACGGGAAGAGTTGGAAAAGCTGGGAGCCCAGATCGAAAAAGAAGAAGACATGGGCTTGAGAACCTTGGCGTATCCTATCAAAAACCAGATCCAGGCTCACTATTTTTACTACGTGTGCACCATGGATCCCGAGAAAGCCAAGCAGATTGAACGCCCCCTGCGCTTGCGCAGTGAGCTTCTGCGGTTTTTGATGGTGCGGCGGGACGATTAA